One window from the genome of Malus domestica chromosome 01, GDT2T_hap1 encodes:
- the LOC114824927 gene encoding DUF724 domain-containing protein 7-like isoform X4, with product MVVKKGQSATHLGKDSKVEVCSNEDGFKGAWFPAKIIDSKPLIPATKKKRKSFSDGSSNSFSPTKAEVQYETLVSDVDPDKPLTEFVELGQIRPVPPDDNVDRPFEPGDKVDAFHLDAWWPGVVIKREEDAYTVGFMYPPDLLVLRRSELRSHWDLADGVWVRAKKEMMMVSNFSPGTAVEMNPDEERLFYAWFPAIYLGQLGIDSFLLQYKKSNNSDDKIVVRGHQIRPQPPNSTERDFNLLDKVDAFHGMGWWVGDITKVLKGNKYAVTLSCTRQEKEFSLSELRTHMDWTDGGWATMSHGKWITEVREFHFRRGSEAQSKHSCQSSKRDYELQSCESYGNSDVGTPLRKKTPCSRISVKIQSKPLSPCTDKLPYGKTNKKLKMSPQPKDDATILSLYKKLKGGHSDDSLSLEKPFARRTLVKTLNKESPVINVLKIAKLKVRGLDDQALTHFKRKGKKRSEIEKTGEVNIGDEHVMDNTESSGIKSESEATGGSHAGASCLLPMEGVGQNEDGVTSAVEGNGKRTALLVEGEEHNGGGSMAADCSNDIFELSMITRLDLKGEKHDGTGVVAQVESTETQVAKYKGSEDAMVEEEAVYSAMDIDKGITSITVGSSNPAGISEQQSEVRKQVETGVTGSEEAMRETETVNSTTDYLTQEGQVVVTGVLPKPSAHNQPLSLCINEVHSVKTIGNLVGTANQEINGRQVEISVTGNLAGTPNQQNEVNGRQVETGVTDEADAEQNNMRQAETVDSPMGCSTKELQVAVTGISEKASAHDQPFLLCTSEMHSVKPTEGSSNPAETDNQQNEVTGTQVETGVTVNIEQQDSPDLPFVKSYPEIWEKVESMDAFRRYPQKPHFYPLVKCGELSRESLAIAKMLTFASLVEKTSKVNIEVPDDFFDSSFQEIGDLETFGFDVKAVRDRLNSLLEMKVQLGQLQDKSKEVEIQIAVQTQERKKHNEKISGVAKQIKDLQDQLVVLMSEDAAKGTEISRLQSEENAITESILSTRRNFEKLSEAW from the exons ATGGTGGTCAAGAAAGGTCAATCAGCAACCCATTTGGGCAAGGATTCAAAGGTGGAAGTTTGCAGCAATGAAGATGGCTTCAAGGGCGCATGGTTCCCCGCCAAAATAATCGACTCGAAACCACTGATTCCGGCgacgaagaagaaaaggaagagctTTTCCGACGGCAGCAGCAACTCCTTCTCACCCACCAAGGCTGAGGTCCAGTACGAGACTCTGGTCTCTGACGTCGACCCGGACAAGCCCCTGACGGAGTTTGTCGAGTTGGGTCAAATCCGGCCGGTGCCTCCGGACGACAATGTCGACAGGCCCTTCGAGCCCGGCGACAAAGTCGACGCCTTTCACCTCGATGCGTGGTGGCCCGGGGTTGTGATCAAGCGCGAGGAGGATGCGTACACGGTGGGGTTCATGTACCCGCCTGATCTGCTTGTGCTGCGGCGGTCAGAATTGCGTTCTCACTGGGATTTGGCGGACGGCGTTTGGGTCCGAGCCAAAAAGGAG ATGATGATGGTATCAAATTTCAGCCCTGGGACAGCAGTTGAAATGAATCCGGACGAAGAAAGACTATTTTATGCTTGGTTTCCAGCAATTTATCTTGGTCAACTGGGGATCGACTCTTTCTTGCTTCAATATAAGAAATCAAACAACAGCGATGATAAAATTGTCGTACGTGGCCATCAGATTCGGCCTCAGCCTCCAAATTCGACTGAAAGAGATTTTAACTTGTTGGATAAGGTGGATGCATTCCATGGCATGGGTTGGTGGGTCGGAGACATTACAAAAGTTCTTAAAGGAAACAAGTATGCGGTCACTTTAAGTTGCACGAGGCAGGAGAAGGAATTCAGCCTTTCAGAATTGAGGACTCACATGGATTGGACTGATGGAGGATGGGCTACTATGAGCCATGGAAAATGGATTACTGAAGTTCGG GAATTTCACTTTAGAAGGGGGTCTGAAGCACAATCAAAGCATTCATGTCAGAGTTCCAAACGTGATTATGAATTACAATCATGTGAGAGTTACGGAAACTCTGATGTAGGTACACCACTTCGAAAGAAAACACCTTGTTCTAGGATCTCAGTGAAAATTCAATCGAAGCCCTTGAGTCCTTGCACGGATAAATTACCTTATGGAAAGACCaacaagaaattgaaaatgTCTCCGCAACCTAAGGATGATGCAACAATTTTAAGTCTTTACAAGAAGTTAAAAGGTGGGCATTCAGATGACTCCTTATCTTTGGAGAAACCGTTTGCAAGGAGAACGCTGGTTAAAACTCTAAACAAAGAATCCCCAGTTATTAATGTTTTG AAGATTGCGAAACTGAAGGTTAGAGGACTAGATGATCAAGCATTAACTCATTTCAAAAGAAAAG GCAAGAAAAGAAGTGAAATTGAAAAGACCGGTGAAGTAAATATTGGAGATGAGCATGTAATGGACAACACTGAATCTTCTGGTATCAAGTCAGAGTCTGAAGCAACAGGGGGATCTCATGCTGGAGCATCATGTCTGCTCCCTATGGAG GGGGTTGGACAGAATGAAGATGGAGTGACCAGTGCAGTAGAAGGGAATGGAAAACGGACTGCATTGCTTGTTGAAG GCGAGGAACATAATGGCGGTGGATCTATGGCTGCGGATTGCTCGAATGATATATTCGAATTGTCTATGATCACAAGGTTGGATTTGAAAG GTGAGAAACATGATGGAACTGGAGTTGTTGCTCAAGTTGAATCGACTGAGACTCAAGTTGCTAAATATAAAG GTTCTGAAGATGCAATGGTCGAAGAGGAAGCTGTATATTCTGCAATGGATATCGATAAAGGCATTACAAGTATTACAGTGGGCTCAA GTAACCCTGCTGGGATTTCCGAACAACAAAGTGAGGTCAGAAAACAGGTTGAAACTGGCGTAACAG GTTCTGAAGAAGCAATGAGAGAGACGGAAACTGTGAATTCTACAACGGATTACTTGACACAAGAAGGTCAGGTGGTTGTGACTGGAGTATTGCCAAAGCCATCCGCTCATAATCAACCTTTATCACTGTGCATAAATGAAGTGCATTCTGTAAAAACCATAG GTAACCTTGTTGGGACTGCCAACCAAGAGATTAATGGAAGACAAGTTGAAATTAGTGTCACAG GTAACCTTGCTGGGACTCCGAACCAACAAAACGAGGTTAATGGAAGACAAGTTGAAACTGGTGTCACAGATGAGGCTGATGCGGAGCAAAACAACA TGAGACAGGCAGAAACTGTTGATTCTCCAATGGGTTGCTCGACAAAAGAACTTCAGGTGGCTGTGACTGGAATATCCGAAAAGGCATCTGCTCATGATCAACCCTTTTTGTTGTGCACAAGTGAAATGCATTCTGTCAAACCTACAGAGGGCTCAA GTAACCCAGCCGAGACTGATAACCAACAAAATGAGGTTACAGGTACACAAGTTGAAACTGGTGTCACTGTTAACATTGAGCAACAAGACAGTCCAGATTTGCCATTTGTGAAATCTTATCCTGAAATTTGGGAAAAAGTTGAATCTATGGATGCATTTAGAAGATATCCgcaaaaaccacatttttatccTTTAGTTAAGTGTGGAGAGCTAAGTCGCGAATCATTAGCCATTGCAAAGATGTTAACCTTTGCCTCTTTGGTTGAGAAGACCTCCAAGGTGAACATTGAGGTTCCTGACGACTTCTTTGATAGCAGCTTCCAAGAAATAGGTGATTTAGAAACGTTTGGATTTGATGTCAAGGCAGTACGTGACCGTCTGAACTCTTTGCTAGAAATGAAAGTTCAGTTGGGGCAGCTTCAGGACAA
- the LOC114824927 gene encoding DUF724 domain-containing protein 7-like isoform X3, whose protein sequence is MVVKKGQSATHLGKDSKVEVCSNEDGFKGAWFPAKIIDSKPLIPATKKKRKSFSDGSSNSFSPTKAEVQYETLVSDVDPDKPLTEFVELGQIRPVPPDDNVDRPFEPGDKVDAFHLDAWWPGVVIKREEDAYTVGFMYPPDLLVLRRSELRSHWDLADGVWVRAKKEMMMVSNFSPGTAVEMNPDEERLFYAWFPAIYLGQLGIDSFLLQYKKSNNSDDKIVVRGHQIRPQPPNSTERDFNLLDKVDAFHGMGWWVGDITKVLKGNKYAVTLSCTRQEKEFSLSELRTHMDWTDGGWATMSHGKWITEVREFHFRRGSEAQSKHSCQSSKRDYELQSCESYGNSDVGTPLRKKTPCSRISVKIQSKPLSPCTDKLPYGKTNKKLKMSPQPKDDATILSLYKKLKGGHSDDSLSLEKPFARRTLVKTLNKESPVINVLKIAKLKVRGLDDQALTHFKRKGKKRSEIEKTGEVNIGDEHVMDNTESSGIKSESEATGGSHAGASCLLPMEGVGQNEDGVTSAVEGNGKRTALLVEGEEHNGGGSMAADCSNDIFELSMITRLDLKGEKHDGTGVVAQVESTETQVAKYKGSEDAMVEEEAVYSAMDIDKGITSITVGSSNPAGISEQQSEVRKQVETGVTGSEEAMRETETVNSTTDYLTQEGQVVVTGVLPKPSAHNQPLSLCINEVHSVKTIGNLVGTANQEINGRQVEISVTGNLAGTPNQQNEVNGRQVETGVTDEADAEQNNNAVRQAETVDSPMGCSTKELQVAVTGISEKASAHDQPFLLCTSEMHSVKPTEGSSNPAETDNQQNEVTGTQVETGVTVNIEQQDSPDLPFVKSYPEIWEKVESMDAFRRYPQKPHFYPLVKCGELSRESLAIAKMLTFASLVEKTSKVNIEVPDDFFDSSFQEIGDLETFGFDVKAVRDRLNSLLEMKVQLGQLQDKSKEVEIQIAVQTQERKKHNEKISGVAKQIKDLQDQLVVLMSEDAAKGTEISRLQSEENAITESILSTRRNFEKLSEAW, encoded by the exons ATGGTGGTCAAGAAAGGTCAATCAGCAACCCATTTGGGCAAGGATTCAAAGGTGGAAGTTTGCAGCAATGAAGATGGCTTCAAGGGCGCATGGTTCCCCGCCAAAATAATCGACTCGAAACCACTGATTCCGGCgacgaagaagaaaaggaagagctTTTCCGACGGCAGCAGCAACTCCTTCTCACCCACCAAGGCTGAGGTCCAGTACGAGACTCTGGTCTCTGACGTCGACCCGGACAAGCCCCTGACGGAGTTTGTCGAGTTGGGTCAAATCCGGCCGGTGCCTCCGGACGACAATGTCGACAGGCCCTTCGAGCCCGGCGACAAAGTCGACGCCTTTCACCTCGATGCGTGGTGGCCCGGGGTTGTGATCAAGCGCGAGGAGGATGCGTACACGGTGGGGTTCATGTACCCGCCTGATCTGCTTGTGCTGCGGCGGTCAGAATTGCGTTCTCACTGGGATTTGGCGGACGGCGTTTGGGTCCGAGCCAAAAAGGAG ATGATGATGGTATCAAATTTCAGCCCTGGGACAGCAGTTGAAATGAATCCGGACGAAGAAAGACTATTTTATGCTTGGTTTCCAGCAATTTATCTTGGTCAACTGGGGATCGACTCTTTCTTGCTTCAATATAAGAAATCAAACAACAGCGATGATAAAATTGTCGTACGTGGCCATCAGATTCGGCCTCAGCCTCCAAATTCGACTGAAAGAGATTTTAACTTGTTGGATAAGGTGGATGCATTCCATGGCATGGGTTGGTGGGTCGGAGACATTACAAAAGTTCTTAAAGGAAACAAGTATGCGGTCACTTTAAGTTGCACGAGGCAGGAGAAGGAATTCAGCCTTTCAGAATTGAGGACTCACATGGATTGGACTGATGGAGGATGGGCTACTATGAGCCATGGAAAATGGATTACTGAAGTTCGG GAATTTCACTTTAGAAGGGGGTCTGAAGCACAATCAAAGCATTCATGTCAGAGTTCCAAACGTGATTATGAATTACAATCATGTGAGAGTTACGGAAACTCTGATGTAGGTACACCACTTCGAAAGAAAACACCTTGTTCTAGGATCTCAGTGAAAATTCAATCGAAGCCCTTGAGTCCTTGCACGGATAAATTACCTTATGGAAAGACCaacaagaaattgaaaatgTCTCCGCAACCTAAGGATGATGCAACAATTTTAAGTCTTTACAAGAAGTTAAAAGGTGGGCATTCAGATGACTCCTTATCTTTGGAGAAACCGTTTGCAAGGAGAACGCTGGTTAAAACTCTAAACAAAGAATCCCCAGTTATTAATGTTTTG AAGATTGCGAAACTGAAGGTTAGAGGACTAGATGATCAAGCATTAACTCATTTCAAAAGAAAAG GCAAGAAAAGAAGTGAAATTGAAAAGACCGGTGAAGTAAATATTGGAGATGAGCATGTAATGGACAACACTGAATCTTCTGGTATCAAGTCAGAGTCTGAAGCAACAGGGGGATCTCATGCTGGAGCATCATGTCTGCTCCCTATGGAG GGGGTTGGACAGAATGAAGATGGAGTGACCAGTGCAGTAGAAGGGAATGGAAAACGGACTGCATTGCTTGTTGAAG GCGAGGAACATAATGGCGGTGGATCTATGGCTGCGGATTGCTCGAATGATATATTCGAATTGTCTATGATCACAAGGTTGGATTTGAAAG GTGAGAAACATGATGGAACTGGAGTTGTTGCTCAAGTTGAATCGACTGAGACTCAAGTTGCTAAATATAAAG GTTCTGAAGATGCAATGGTCGAAGAGGAAGCTGTATATTCTGCAATGGATATCGATAAAGGCATTACAAGTATTACAGTGGGCTCAA GTAACCCTGCTGGGATTTCCGAACAACAAAGTGAGGTCAGAAAACAGGTTGAAACTGGCGTAACAG GTTCTGAAGAAGCAATGAGAGAGACGGAAACTGTGAATTCTACAACGGATTACTTGACACAAGAAGGTCAGGTGGTTGTGACTGGAGTATTGCCAAAGCCATCCGCTCATAATCAACCTTTATCACTGTGCATAAATGAAGTGCATTCTGTAAAAACCATAG GTAACCTTGTTGGGACTGCCAACCAAGAGATTAATGGAAGACAAGTTGAAATTAGTGTCACAG GTAACCTTGCTGGGACTCCGAACCAACAAAACGAGGTTAATGGAAGACAAGTTGAAACTGGTGTCACAGATGAGGCTGATGCGGAGCAAAACAACA ATGCAGTGAGACAGGCAGAAACTGTTGATTCTCCAATGGGTTGCTCGACAAAAGAACTTCAGGTGGCTGTGACTGGAATATCCGAAAAGGCATCTGCTCATGATCAACCCTTTTTGTTGTGCACAAGTGAAATGCATTCTGTCAAACCTACAGAGGGCTCAA GTAACCCAGCCGAGACTGATAACCAACAAAATGAGGTTACAGGTACACAAGTTGAAACTGGTGTCACTGTTAACATTGAGCAACAAGACAGTCCAGATTTGCCATTTGTGAAATCTTATCCTGAAATTTGGGAAAAAGTTGAATCTATGGATGCATTTAGAAGATATCCgcaaaaaccacatttttatccTTTAGTTAAGTGTGGAGAGCTAAGTCGCGAATCATTAGCCATTGCAAAGATGTTAACCTTTGCCTCTTTGGTTGAGAAGACCTCCAAGGTGAACATTGAGGTTCCTGACGACTTCTTTGATAGCAGCTTCCAAGAAATAGGTGATTTAGAAACGTTTGGATTTGATGTCAAGGCAGTACGTGACCGTCTGAACTCTTTGCTAGAAATGAAAGTTCAGTTGGGGCAGCTTCAGGACAA